One genomic window of Streptomyces sp. NBC_01498 includes the following:
- a CDS encoding GntR family transcriptional regulator, which produces MEQGGAHDGAAVPGDARESARPRETASPSTTTQAGGPPRVPGQARGEHTYDTSRPGPAARRPSVPPPADPRADRSAPLAPPAPGVRRTVRRHSVRGQILDALRAALVSGELVPGEVYSGPALGERFGVSATPVREAMQRLVLEGAVEVVPNRGFRIAERTGRDLAELAEVRALIEVPVILGLSRTVPAERWTELRPLAEATRTAAADGDPAVYADRDRAFHGALLALSGNRQLVMVADELHRRTQWPPAGAPRAVRAALVADAAEHAALLEALIAGDPPTVRARVREHFRGMED; this is translated from the coding sequence GTGGAGCAGGGCGGAGCGCACGACGGCGCGGCCGTACCCGGCGACGCCCGGGAGTCCGCGCGGCCCCGCGAGACCGCGTCCCCGTCCACGACCACGCAGGCCGGCGGCCCGCCACGGGTCCCCGGGCAGGCCCGCGGTGAACACACGTACGACACATCCCGCCCCGGCCCCGCCGCCCGCCGGCCGTCGGTTCCCCCGCCCGCCGACCCCCGCGCCGACCGGTCCGCGCCGCTCGCCCCGCCCGCGCCCGGCGTACGCCGCACCGTGCGGCGTCACTCCGTGCGCGGCCAGATCCTCGACGCGCTCCGTGCCGCACTCGTCAGCGGTGAGCTGGTGCCCGGCGAGGTCTACTCCGGCCCCGCGCTCGGCGAGCGCTTCGGCGTGTCCGCCACCCCCGTGCGCGAGGCCATGCAGCGGCTTGTCCTCGAAGGCGCCGTGGAGGTCGTGCCCAACCGGGGCTTCCGGATCGCCGAACGCACCGGCCGCGACCTCGCCGAGCTGGCCGAGGTACGCGCGCTCATCGAGGTCCCGGTGATACTCGGCCTGTCCCGTACCGTCCCCGCCGAGCGCTGGACCGAACTGCGCCCGCTCGCCGAGGCGACCCGCACGGCGGCGGCCGACGGCGATCCCGCCGTGTACGCCGACCGCGACCGCGCCTTCCACGGCGCGCTCCTCGCCCTCTCCGGCAACCGCCAGCTGGTCATGGTCGCCGACGAACTGCACCGCCGCACGCAGTGGCCGCCCGCCGGGGCGCCGAGGGCGGTCCGGGCGGCGCTCGTCGCGGACGCCGCCGAGCACGCCGCCCTGCTGGAGGCCCTGATCGCCGGGGACCCGCCGACCGTACGGGCGCGCGTGCGGGAGCACTTCCGGGGCATGGAGGACTGA
- a CDS encoding acyltransferase family protein, whose translation MRASSPRQPSATPDRSGLSGRDRLPSLTGLRFWAALIVVLYHLSRQVGEIPGLSQATWYGRSGVTFFFVLSGFVLAWTYDGQRVPATVFLWRRFARIWPLLVVTSAASVAVWIAIGKEVSTKAVLATLLMVHAWVADPVIQKGANPAAWSLSDEAWFYLVFPLLMLLPALRSGRGRFWTAVTMCVALVLVWFASALIDTGATRVWLLDYFPPTRMLQFVVGVAAGLAVKRGWRPPVALPAAIGLVALWHLALIPWHAAVPDSLWYSPYSASQLLSAPIFALLVCAAAQADLAGGRTGLGGTWSVRLGHWSFAWYLVHEIVIRALLARFGRTETLATTAGFWLLAIVISLALAGMAYQWVEHPLERLLRRAGPQARKPGSPLDSARPGAAAGTAGPATSTSITGPERGGPRG comes from the coding sequence ATGCGCGCCAGCAGTCCTCGTCAGCCCTCCGCCACCCCCGACCGGTCCGGGCTCTCCGGCCGTGACCGGCTGCCCTCCCTGACCGGCCTGCGGTTCTGGGCCGCGCTGATCGTGGTGCTCTACCACCTGTCGCGGCAGGTCGGCGAGATCCCCGGCCTCAGCCAGGCCACCTGGTACGGGCGCAGCGGCGTCACGTTCTTCTTCGTCCTGTCCGGCTTCGTCCTCGCCTGGACGTACGACGGCCAGCGGGTGCCCGCGACGGTCTTCCTGTGGCGGCGCTTCGCCCGCATCTGGCCGCTGCTCGTGGTGACCTCGGCGGCCTCGGTCGCCGTCTGGATCGCCATCGGCAAGGAGGTGTCCACGAAGGCCGTCCTCGCCACCCTGCTGATGGTGCACGCGTGGGTGGCCGATCCGGTGATCCAGAAGGGCGCGAACCCGGCGGCCTGGTCGCTCAGCGACGAAGCCTGGTTCTATCTGGTCTTCCCGCTCCTGATGCTTCTTCCGGCGCTGCGCTCCGGCCGGGGCCGCTTCTGGACCGCCGTGACGATGTGCGTCGCGCTCGTCCTGGTGTGGTTCGCCAGTGCGCTGATCGACACCGGCGCCACCCGTGTCTGGCTGCTCGACTACTTCCCGCCGACGCGCATGCTCCAGTTCGTGGTCGGGGTCGCCGCCGGGCTCGCCGTCAAACGCGGCTGGCGCCCACCGGTCGCCCTGCCCGCGGCGATCGGCCTGGTCGCGCTCTGGCACCTGGCCCTGATCCCGTGGCACGCGGCCGTCCCCGACAGCCTCTGGTACAGCCCGTACAGCGCCTCGCAACTGCTCTCCGCGCCGATCTTCGCCCTGCTGGTGTGCGCGGCGGCGCAGGCCGACCTGGCGGGCGGCCGTACGGGCCTCGGCGGCACCTGGTCGGTACGGCTGGGGCACTGGTCGTTCGCCTGGTACCTGGTCCACGAGATCGTCATCCGCGCGCTGCTCGCCCGCTTCGGGCGTACGGAGACCCTGGCGACCACCGCCGGGTTCTGGCTGCTGGCGATCGTGATCAGCCTGGCCCTGGCGGGGATGGCGTACCAGTGGGTGGAGCACCCCCTGGAACGCCTGCTGCGCCGGGCGGGCCCCCAGGCACGCAAGCCCGGATCACCGCTCGACTCGGCCCGCCCGGGGGCGGCTGCCGGAACGGCCGGCCCCGCGACATCCACGTCGATCACGGGTCCGGAGCGGGGCGGGCCCCGGGGCTGA